In the genome of Leptotrichia sp. HSP-536, the window GAACTAGCAAAAACAGAAGAGGCAAAAATGGCTTTAAATGAATTTAAGGAAGATGGCTATTACACATTTACCATAATACTTGCTGATGAAGATTTAAAAAGGCTTGAGGACAATGCACTTAAAATAGTAACAATATTTGATGAACAGGACTTTACTTGCTCAATTGACAAGTACAATATTTTCCCCTCATATTTAGGGGCTATTCCGGGAAATGTGAAGGCAAATATAAGGAAATATCCAATAAATTCAATGCTTTTAAGCTGTCTTTTTCCTACTTCATCGCTGTATCGTGGAGAGGAAGTAAATGAATTTTTTAGGGATAAGAAAAATATTACAGGAGTTCCGCTTATGATGACTAAAACAGATTTGAATGATATATTTTACTTTAATCTTCATATAAAGGATGCAGCACATACGCTTATAGCAGGACCAACAAGGTCTGGAAAGTCTGTATTACTAGGTATGATAACAGCTGAACTAAAAAAATATCCAAACGCCCAGGTATTCTTTTTTGATAAAGGTGGTTCGATACGTGTCTTGACTGCCTGTATGGGCGGAAAATTTTATGACTTGGGAAAAGGTGGAGATAATGATTTGGCATTTCAGCCACTTGCAAATATACATATTGAAACAGAAAGAGCATTTGCAAGTAACTGGATAATTTCTCTTCTTCAACAGGAAAATGTAACTGTAACGCCTGATATGAAAAGTACAGTCTGGGAAACGCTTACTACTCTTGCAAACGATCCGCCTAACAGGAGAACAATGACAAATTTTGCATTTACAGTTATGAACAAGGAAATTCAGCAAGCACTTGAACCATATACAAATACAGGTTCATATGGAAAATATTTCGATAATAATGAGGATAATTTTTCAGATTCAAATTGGCAAGTATTTGAAATGGGAAGAATAATAGAAGATCCAAAAGCGACAGCTCCTATATTAAGTTATCTGTTTCATAGAATAGAAGTGGAAAAATTAACGAAAGACTATCTGACTGCAATCGTAGTTGATGAGGCTTGGTTTGCAATGGAAAACGAAAGTTTCAGGCTTAAATTCAATGACTGGCTTAGAACACTTGCAAAACTGAATGCCTTTATAATCTTTGCAACACAGTCGCTTGATGAAATTGCAAAATCTGAAATAACACCTGTAATAGTTGACGGATGTAAGACAAAAATACTCCTTCCCTCTCCGCAGGCACAGAATTACTGGAAAGAACTTTATTCAAAATTTGGCTTAAATTCAATAGAAATTGAAAAAGTTGCACGAGGGGAAATGCAGAAACAATATTTTTATAAAAGTGATCTCGGATCAAGAGAATTTGAAATGGATTTAGGTAAAATTGAACTGTCTTATGTAGGATCTGCAAGTTCGACAGATCAGATGAAAATACAGGAAATATGTGCTAAAACAAAAGATTTGAAAAAAATAAATTTAAAATGGTTAGAATACAAGCTGGGAAAAAATAGCAAAGAATTTAGAAGATGCAAAGAAATTATACAGGGAGGTAACTAAAATGAAAAAAATAATATTCTTTTTAATGACAATGACAATCATATCAGTAAATTCGTTTTCAGGAATACTTGGAGGAGGCAGTGGGGCTTCTGATTACTGGCAGATGAAAACATATTTTGAAAGTGTGGCAATCAATGCACAGACACTAAAAAGCCTGAATGCACAGTTAAAGGAGATAGAAAGACAGATTGAGCTTTCAAAGAAACTGCCTGAAGCCTATCTAAAAAAATATATAAGCCAGTATGATGACACGATAAAGACATTAGTTAGAATAACAAATACCACAAAATCAACATTAAGGGACGCAAAAAGAGCTGAACTATGGTTTAAAGATATTTATGCCGATGCTAATAACAGACAGTATATGGCTCTTCTTGACAGATTTACAAACACGCTTGACAGTCTTTCAAGGGACGCAATGAAGTCAGGCTCTATGAATGAAGTGGCCATGAAAAAAACATCGGATAATGCAAGGATACTTATAAGAAAAACTCACGAGGCAAAAAATCCACAACAAGTATTGGAAGTGCTATCACAATGGAGTGCCAATCTGTCAGTACAGATGAATGCAATAGCCGATATGATTTCGACTACAAATAGACTTGGCGCATTAAAGGCGGCTGAAGAAGTGCAGGCAAGAAGGGAAGCTCAAAAAAGAAGTGAATATACAAAAAACAGCTTAAATAATCATATAAAGGCAATGGAAAATGAAGTAAAAAAACATAAGAAATAAGGAGGAAAATAATTGGCAGCGGCAAATTTTCAATTTGATACGGCACTAATTGAACCAATAATCAGTATGCTTGATACAGGAATGACAACTTTAATGGTTGTAATATTGACACTTGCCTCATCATTTGCTGTGCTGTACTTATCATTTACAGCCTTCTTTAACTGGTCGGAGAACATAGGCAATACACTTGTCGAAACTATAAAAAAACTTGTAAGATATGCGCTTACTTTTGGGCTTATAAAAATGTACAAGGAACTGCTGGATATGGCATATAAACTATTTTCCGATATAGGAAATTTATTTGGAGAAGGGCTGGGAAGTCCGTTAAAAGTGCAGAGTATTTGGGATAAGTTATGGGAGGAATTAAGCAAGTTTTTAAGTATAGGCTTAAAGTTTCAAGATTTTTGGGCTATCTTATACTTTGTTTTATTTATTATTGGATTCGTATTTTTAGTGTTTATAATATCAACAATAACAATAGCGATAATACAGTTCCATGTAGTTGGAAAATTGGCAATAATATATCTTTCTTGTCTACCGCTTGACGCTTTGAGCGATATAGGTAGAAAAACTTTAGGAGCAATAGTTGGTTCAGGTACTCAGCTGATGGTTGCGGCTGCACTTTCATCTATGGGAATAAAAATATTAAAATCTTATCCTATTCCTGAAAACATAGGGGTAGAAAATAACGAGCCTCATACTATAATTGTGTGGCTTGCAGTGTTTATAACAATTTCATTTTTAATAAAAAATTATCAGAGCATAGCTTCTCTAATTTTATATGGACACGGTGGATTAAATGGTTCACAGCTTGGATACTTCACTGGGAATGTTATTAGTACAGGTGGGGCAGCTATAGGTGGAATTACATCCGTCTT includes:
- a CDS encoding transporter, with translation MGKTLNNYKNSFIYHIPWDFLLNDFILVNKNMGFQVTLKVRNHDLDFFTEEEVNLKILQYNNAIKKLPDNFIVHYEVQRKKSRGYIETEINNNFIPTVLMEKERKDLFSKGEYFKCDYYITLTYLIAEDAENKINSLLANKKEDDSEEKMAEEVERELKIFRQKVASFIALLKYATTSIEVLQGDELMAYMYSTVNAEFPEKKKMPKSSLYPIDQYLSNSSFENGKDTKIQRLTKAKHLRTISINLFPDDIESRVLKKLESLDFEFRMSARYIILSPNEAKKMLKNFFIFHQGKQKNFGQYITEAITKKPSFNIDELELAKTEEAKMALNEFKEDGYYTFTIILADEDLKRLEDNALKIVTIFDEQDFTCSIDKYNIFPSYLGAIPGNVKANIRKYPINSMLLSCLFPTSSLYRGEEVNEFFRDKKNITGVPLMMTKTDLNDIFYFNLHIKDAAHTLIAGPTRSGKSVLLGMITAELKKYPNAQVFFFDKGGSIRVLTACMGGKFYDLGKGGDNDLAFQPLANIHIETERAFASNWIISLLQQENVTVTPDMKSTVWETLTTLANDPPNRRTMTNFAFTVMNKEIQQALEPYTNTGSYGKYFDNNEDNFSDSNWQVFEMGRIIEDPKATAPILSYLFHRIEVEKLTKDYLTAIVVDEAWFAMENESFRLKFNDWLRTLAKLNAFIIFATQSLDEIAKSEITPVIVDGCKTKILLPSPQAQNYWKELYSKFGLNSIEIEKVARGEMQKQYFYKSDLGSREFEMDLGKIELSYVGSASSTDQMKIQEICAKTKDLKKINLKWLEYKLGKNSKEFRRCKEIIQGGN
- a CDS encoding type IV secretion system protein, with the protein product MAAANFQFDTALIEPIISMLDTGMTTLMVVILTLASSFAVLYLSFTAFFNWSENIGNTLVETIKKLVRYALTFGLIKMYKELLDMAYKLFSDIGNLFGEGLGSPLKVQSIWDKLWEELSKFLSIGLKFQDFWAILYFVLFIIGFVFLVFIISTITIAIIQFHVVGKLAIIYLSCLPLDALSDIGRKTLGAIVGSGTQLMVAAALSSMGIKILKSYPIPENIGVENNEPHTIIVWLAVFITISFLIKNYQSIASLILYGHGGLNGSQLGYFTGNVISTGGAAIGGITSVLGGAAVGGLGATIGTIAGGISSGGSGALKGMKTGAKIGYEVGKYPGKMTASAAENAGKAIKIMTMNFDPIASGRKVKNMASNRIKKSKKHR